A genomic segment from Bradyrhizobium sp. ISRA430 encodes:
- a CDS encoding helix-turn-helix domain-containing protein, which produces MSDTIHTLSTTGLTPKKQIQSWIDGLTSLCGYFDVDPLEASSLEGRIDYTTVSRLKLCQIEVSQHRIAHTFARAKANEHPYIKIHFQTYGVSYFEQEGRHIELNPGDIIAYDVSCPHSIISPAFTRHDVVIVPKALLRDRGFPSQRMPACKLSARTGTGRIAHDFVHATFDEAAKLSANSAVGVADSLIDLLLLPLREADTLFDRVGPEAMYVRAQFFIREHLRDPDLCIDQISAELGCSKRYLHMLFSERGTTVSDYIWQARLQNCRQELEAHGGKTITDVAFSWGFSSSSHFSRVFRKYFGVVPSSIHKAQQNAVSSEEH; this is translated from the coding sequence ATGTCCGACACAATCCACACGCTCTCGACGACCGGACTGACGCCGAAGAAGCAGATCCAGAGTTGGATCGATGGGCTGACCAGCCTGTGCGGCTACTTCGACGTCGATCCGCTGGAGGCGTCCTCGCTTGAGGGCCGCATCGACTACACCACGGTCTCGCGCCTGAAGCTCTGCCAGATCGAGGTGAGCCAGCATCGCATCGCGCACACCTTCGCGCGCGCCAAAGCCAACGAACATCCCTACATCAAGATTCATTTTCAGACATACGGCGTGTCCTATTTCGAGCAGGAGGGCCGCCACATCGAGCTCAACCCGGGCGACATCATCGCCTATGACGTTTCTTGCCCGCACTCGATCATCAGCCCCGCCTTTACGCGGCACGACGTGGTGATCGTGCCGAAGGCGCTGCTCCGCGATCGCGGCTTCCCGTCACAGCGGATGCCGGCCTGTAAGCTGTCGGCGCGCACGGGTACGGGTCGAATCGCCCATGATTTTGTTCACGCGACCTTCGACGAGGCGGCGAAGCTGTCGGCGAACAGCGCGGTCGGCGTCGCCGATTCGTTGATCGATCTTCTGCTGCTGCCGCTCCGCGAGGCCGACACGCTGTTCGATCGGGTCGGGCCCGAGGCGATGTATGTGCGCGCGCAGTTCTTTATTCGCGAGCATCTGCGCGATCCGGATCTGTGCATCGACCAGATCTCGGCGGAGCTCGGCTGCTCCAAACGCTATCTGCACATGCTGTTCTCTGAGCGCGGCACGACGGTGAGCGACTATATTTGGCAGGCGCGGCTTCAGAACTGCCGGCAGGAGCTCGAGGCCCACGGCGGCAAGACCATCACCGACGTCGCCTTCTCCTGGGGCTTCTCCAGCTCATCGCATTTCAGCCGGGTGTTCCGGAAGTATTTCGGCGTGGTGCCGTCGTCGATCCACAAGGCGCAGCAGAACGCCGTTTCCTCGGAAGAGCATTAG
- a CDS encoding transporter substrate-binding domain-containing protein yields the protein MKGRLAACALALALSGLALPPAKVAAADAPPLKICLDEDRPPLSVHRRGKPDAGFDVMLAQAIADRLGRPLKIQWFESKLDEDSSPQLEANALLSDGRCSLVGGYALTTDSLVVPGMKTARLPDFDGATREDRRRRVPLGVLLPSQPYVYSPMTVVLGPKARDRRISDIGDLAGLRLAIESGSLGDAILMTFDKGRLIDSITHLVPGRDDLLGALNRGDYDATLIDLGRFDAHRAAHPDTAITASGYYYPIGANRGYVGLASDPDLITVVDKALGELAAGSRIAELGKQAGLTYLPPREPAVLGDVWTKIIQR from the coding sequence ATGAAGGGCCGGCTTGCGGCTTGCGCACTGGCTCTGGCGCTGTCGGGTCTCGCCCTCCCTCCCGCAAAGGTCGCAGCGGCCGACGCGCCGCCGCTCAAGATCTGCCTCGACGAGGATCGGCCGCCGCTCTCGGTGCATCGGCGCGGCAAGCCGGATGCCGGCTTCGACGTGATGCTGGCGCAGGCGATCGCCGACCGGCTGGGACGGCCGCTGAAGATCCAGTGGTTCGAGAGCAAGTTGGATGAGGATTCGAGCCCGCAGCTCGAGGCCAATGCGCTGTTGTCCGACGGACGCTGTTCGCTGGTCGGCGGCTACGCGCTGACGACGGATTCGCTGGTCGTCCCGGGCATGAAGACGGCGCGTCTTCCGGACTTCGATGGCGCCACACGCGAGGACCGGCGGCGCCGCGTCCCGCTCGGCGTGCTCCTGCCGAGCCAGCCTTACGTCTATTCGCCCATGACGGTGGTGCTGGGGCCGAAGGCGCGCGACCGCAGGATCAGCGATATCGGCGATCTCGCCGGCCTTCGTCTCGCCATCGAAAGCGGATCACTCGGCGATGCCATCCTGATGACCTTCGACAAGGGACGCCTGATCGACAGCATCACTCATCTCGTTCCCGGCCGTGACGACCTGCTCGGCGCGCTCAACCGCGGCGACTATGATGCGACGCTGATCGACCTCGGGCGCTTCGACGCCCACCGCGCCGCGCATCCCGATACGGCGATCACGGCCTCCGGCTACTACTATCCGATCGGCGCCAATCGCGGCTATGTCGGGCTCGCCAGTGACCCTGACTTGATCACCGTTGTCGACAAGGCGCTCGGCGAGCTCGCCGCCGGGAGTAGGATCGCCGAACTCGGCAAGCAGGCAGGCCTCACCTACCTGCCGCCGCGCGAGCCCGCGGTCCTCGGCGACGTCTGGACCAAGATTATCCAGCGGTGA
- a CDS encoding cytochrome c, which produces MLRKVSHKTAATLAAVAALTVALAATARAADEPSGKPVQAQLDHGKSTYAEKCSHCHGPNLMNSGTITPDLRTFPDDKTRFVTTVKNGKNNKMPPWGDILSEDEIMDLWVFISSRRRQ; this is translated from the coding sequence GTGCTGAGAAAGGTATCTCACAAGACGGCGGCGACCCTTGCCGCCGTCGCGGCGCTCACGGTCGCGCTTGCGGCGACCGCCCGTGCCGCGGATGAACCAAGTGGCAAGCCCGTGCAGGCGCAGCTCGATCACGGCAAGTCGACCTATGCCGAGAAATGCTCGCACTGCCACGGTCCCAATTTGATGAACTCCGGCACCATAACGCCGGACCTGCGCACCTTCCCCGACGACAAGACGCGCTTCGTCACAACGGTGAAGAACGGCAAGAACAACAAGATGCCGCCGTGGGGCGACATTCTCAGCGAGGACGAGATCATGGACCTCTGGGTCTTCATCTCGAGCCGGAGACGACAATGA
- a CDS encoding methanol/ethanol family PQQ-dependent dehydrogenase → MKRFAMAASLVVLASTCADAQTTEQLVKGATDTSNVLNYGMGYNLQRFSTLNQINKDTVKNLVPVWNYSFNDDRSEESQPLVYQGVIYVTAHNATMAVDAKTGKQIWKSKIEYPAETPRIVCCGIINRGAALYDGKVFRTTLDANVIALDAKDGKELWRQKAADIKEGYSMTVAPLVADGVVITGISGAEFGTRGFIDGWDPATGKHLWRTHSIPSPDEPGGDTWKGDTWKLGGGSTWITGSYDPELNTVYWGIGNPGPFNSAVRPGDNLYTCSVLAMDPKTGKIKWHYQFSPNNPFDYDSVAEMVLADMNVEGKPTKVLMDANRNGFFYVLDRTNGKLLAANPYVKVNWATGIDMKTGRPIETDVSKDARDGKKVTVYPSILGGKNWEPMSFNPQTGLAYANTLAFGGRYKTEPVTFKQGEWYLGMDLTDLWEFGDGARGHLKAIDPLTGKAKWEAPVDIPRFSGVLSTAGGVVFTGALTGEFEAFDADTGKKLWQFQTGSGIEGQPVTWQQDGVQYVAVTSGYGGVYSLFSGDERLAKVPPGGSLWVFAVKQ, encoded by the coding sequence ATGAAACGCTTTGCGATGGCCGCGAGCCTCGTCGTGCTTGCATCAACGTGTGCGGACGCGCAGACCACCGAACAACTGGTCAAGGGTGCGACCGACACATCGAATGTTCTCAACTACGGGATGGGCTACAACCTCCAACGTTTCTCGACGCTGAATCAGATCAACAAAGACACCGTCAAGAACCTCGTCCCGGTCTGGAACTACAGCTTCAACGACGATCGCAGCGAGGAGTCGCAGCCGCTGGTTTACCAGGGCGTGATCTACGTGACCGCACATAACGCGACCATGGCGGTCGACGCCAAGACCGGCAAGCAGATCTGGAAGAGCAAGATCGAATATCCCGCCGAGACACCGCGCATCGTCTGCTGCGGCATCATCAACCGCGGCGCAGCGCTCTACGACGGCAAGGTGTTCCGCACCACGCTCGATGCCAACGTGATCGCGCTCGACGCCAAGGACGGCAAGGAGCTGTGGCGGCAGAAGGCCGCCGACATCAAGGAAGGCTATTCGATGACGGTCGCGCCGCTGGTTGCCGACGGCGTCGTCATCACCGGCATCTCCGGAGCCGAGTTCGGCACCCGCGGCTTCATCGACGGCTGGGATCCCGCAACCGGCAAGCATCTCTGGCGCACCCATTCGATCCCCTCGCCGGACGAGCCCGGCGGCGATACCTGGAAGGGCGACACCTGGAAGCTCGGCGGCGGCTCGACCTGGATCACCGGCTCTTACGATCCCGAGCTGAACACCGTCTATTGGGGCATCGGCAATCCCGGACCATTCAATTCGGCGGTGCGCCCCGGCGACAATCTCTACACTTGCTCCGTACTGGCGATGGATCCCAAGACCGGCAAGATTAAGTGGCACTACCAGTTCTCGCCGAACAATCCGTTCGACTATGACTCCGTGGCCGAGATGGTCCTCGCCGACATGAATGTCGAGGGCAAACCGACCAAGGTGCTGATGGATGCCAACCGCAACGGCTTCTTCTACGTGCTCGATCGCACCAACGGAAAGCTGCTCGCGGCCAATCCTTACGTGAAGGTCAACTGGGCAACTGGCATCGACATGAAGACCGGACGGCCGATCGAGACCGACGTCAGCAAGGACGCGCGCGATGGCAAGAAGGTGACGGTCTATCCGTCGATTCTCGGCGGCAAGAACTGGGAGCCTATGTCGTTCAATCCGCAGACCGGGCTCGCCTACGCCAACACGCTCGCCTTCGGCGGCAGGTACAAGACTGAGCCCGTCACCTTCAAGCAGGGTGAATGGTATCTCGGCATGGACTTGACCGACCTCTGGGAGTTCGGTGACGGCGCGCGGGGCCATCTCAAGGCGATCGATCCCTTGACCGGCAAGGCGAAGTGGGAGGCACCAGTCGACATCCCGCGCTTCTCCGGCGTGCTGTCGACCGCGGGCGGCGTCGTCTTCACGGGCGCGCTGACCGGCGAGTTCGAGGCCTTCGATGCCGACACCGGCAAGAAGCTCTGGCAGTTCCAGACCGGCTCGGGCATCGAGGGACAGCCGGTGACCTGGCAGCAGGACGGCGTGCAATATGTCGCCGTCACCAGCGGCTATGGCGGCGTCTACTCGCTATTCTCCGGCGACGAGCGGCTTGCGAAAGTGCCGCCCGGCGGCTCGCTGTGGGTCTTTGCGGTCAAGCAGTAA
- a CDS encoding EF-hand domain-containing protein yields MISRRSIALALTAALLAGPAWSASAVKMFDTDNDGTLDLAEVKKAAAALFARLDPDHDGTLDARELRGRLTAKELAAADPDHDGTLTLDEYLAVVEQRFKAADPDNDGTLDAKELRSRAGRALLRLLR; encoded by the coding sequence ATGATATCGCGCCGCTCCATTGCACTTGCGTTGACTGCCGCTTTGCTCGCCGGCCCGGCCTGGTCGGCATCCGCCGTCAAGATGTTCGACACCGACAATGACGGAACGCTCGACCTAGCCGAGGTGAAGAAAGCTGCCGCTGCGCTGTTCGCAAGGCTCGATCCCGATCATGACGGCACGCTCGATGCGCGCGAACTGCGCGGACGGTTGACGGCGAAGGAGCTCGCGGCCGCCGATCCCGATCACGACGGGACGCTCACGCTGGATGAATACCTCGCCGTGGTCGAACAGCGCTTCAAGGCTGCCGATCCGGATAATGACGGCACGCTGGACGCCAAGGAATTGAGATCGCGCGCCGGGCGCGCGTTGCTGCGGCTGTTGCGCTGA
- the pqqA gene encoding pyrroloquinoline quinone precursor peptide PqqA has translation MAWKAPKIVEVSVGMEINMYACASRK, from the coding sequence ATGGCTTGGAAAGCTCCGAAGATCGTGGAAGTGTCGGTGGGCATGGAAATCAACATGTACGCCTGCGCTTCGCGCAAGTAA
- a CDS encoding efflux RND transporter permease subunit, giving the protein MTDGIGSNRSGPQAALVAFAIRFRGIVLALSCALLGYGLFALGEAKYGVFPEFAPPQVTIQTEAPGLSPEQVEILVTQPIETSINGLAGVESLRSSSIQGLSVVTVVFQPGNDIYRARQLVTERLAVVASRLPQGVQPPSMTPLTPLAGTVLVIGLTSDKLSLMDLRTIADWTVARRLLAVPGVAQVSTYGKDVRSLQVQVRPDDLIRFRVGVNDVLAAARKATGVRGAGFIDTANQRITLQTQGQSLTPDQLARTVLLHEGGASVVLGDVATVVTAPEPPIGAALIDGMPGIMLMVSQQYGANTREVTTRVEAALQELRPGLEADGVQLHADIFRPANFIDKATENVLNALLIGGALVVVVLFLFLFDWRTSIISCTAIPLSLIAAVLALQWMGETLNTMTLGGLAIAIGEVVDDAVIGVENVVRRLRENRRALAPRPEARVVLGAFLEVRTAVAYATFAVLLVFFPILALSGIAGRLFGPLGIAYIFAVLASLAVALTVTPALSMLLLVGRTGAQRLQEPPAVRWSRRHYQALLRRIGRFPKLVMTAAAVLTIAGAAMLPFFGGTFLPDLREGHLILHVSAIPGTSLDESLRIGKLMTDTLRQIPGVYRVAQHAGRAEAGIDTVGPHSSEFEVDLEPGLSGEAQSAAEARIRAALADFPGVSFSSKTYLTERVEETVSGFTAAVVINIYGPDLDSLERAARDVARELDEVAGAIDVQQRSPPGMPQVNVTLRPTDLQRWGLDAVEVLELIRTAYQGDVVGQGYEGNAVFNVIVILDAHARARLTQIGDLPVRTPGGAYILLKQIADVYETSGRYQIQHQNAQRVQTVTANVSGRDLESFVAAAKRKLAREVALPPGAHLEFAGAAEAQARSRRDLIVNSLLAGTGIVILLSMVTGHWRNLLLVMINLPFAFVGGVFALALTGGLLSLGSMVGFVTLFGITLRNSILMISHYEHLVLADGRVWGLDTAIEGAADRLVPILMTSLVTGLGLLPLALGAGEPGREIEGPMAIVILGGLMTSMALSLLVLPTLALRYARFKTRSEWPQGA; this is encoded by the coding sequence ATGACTGACGGCATCGGCTCCAACAGATCAGGGCCGCAAGCCGCTCTCGTCGCATTCGCCATCCGCTTCCGCGGCATCGTGCTCGCGCTTTCGTGTGCGCTGCTGGGCTATGGCCTGTTCGCCCTTGGCGAAGCCAAGTACGGAGTCTTCCCCGAATTCGCGCCGCCGCAGGTCACGATCCAGACTGAAGCTCCTGGCCTCAGTCCCGAGCAGGTCGAGATTCTGGTCACGCAACCGATCGAAACGTCGATCAACGGCTTGGCCGGCGTCGAAAGTCTGCGCTCGTCGTCGATCCAAGGCCTCTCGGTGGTGACCGTCGTCTTCCAGCCGGGCAACGATATCTACCGGGCGCGCCAGTTGGTGACAGAGCGTCTCGCGGTCGTGGCCTCGCGGCTGCCGCAAGGCGTGCAACCACCGTCGATGACACCATTGACCCCATTGGCCGGTACGGTGCTGGTCATTGGCCTGACGTCCGACAAACTCTCACTGATGGATTTGCGCACCATAGCGGACTGGACCGTGGCGAGGCGGCTTCTGGCGGTACCGGGCGTGGCGCAAGTATCCACTTACGGCAAAGATGTCAGATCTCTGCAGGTGCAGGTCCGTCCTGACGACCTGATCCGATTCCGGGTCGGCGTGAACGACGTACTCGCAGCCGCGCGCAAGGCCACCGGCGTACGGGGCGCCGGCTTCATCGATACCGCCAATCAGCGCATCACGCTGCAAACCCAGGGGCAATCTTTGACGCCCGACCAGCTTGCCCGCACCGTTCTTCTGCACGAAGGCGGCGCCAGCGTGGTTCTCGGCGACGTCGCCACAGTCGTGACCGCTCCCGAGCCGCCGATCGGGGCCGCCCTCATCGACGGCATGCCTGGCATCATGCTCATGGTCAGCCAGCAATACGGCGCGAATACGCGAGAAGTCACCACGCGGGTGGAAGCCGCGCTGCAAGAACTACGACCAGGTCTCGAAGCCGATGGGGTTCAGCTCCATGCGGACATATTTCGCCCTGCCAACTTCATCGACAAGGCGACCGAGAACGTGCTCAACGCCTTATTGATCGGTGGGGCGCTCGTGGTCGTCGTTCTGTTTCTATTTCTGTTCGACTGGCGCACCTCGATCATCAGTTGCACCGCGATCCCGCTATCGTTGATAGCGGCCGTGCTCGCCCTGCAATGGATGGGCGAAACCCTCAACACGATGACGCTGGGCGGCCTTGCGATTGCCATCGGCGAGGTCGTCGATGATGCCGTGATCGGCGTCGAGAACGTGGTACGCAGATTGCGTGAAAATCGCCGGGCATTGGCGCCGAGACCCGAGGCTCGCGTCGTGCTCGGAGCCTTCCTTGAGGTGCGTACCGCCGTTGCCTATGCGACGTTCGCGGTGCTGCTGGTCTTCTTTCCGATCCTGGCGCTCTCCGGCATTGCCGGCCGTCTCTTCGGTCCCCTGGGCATCGCCTACATCTTCGCCGTGCTGGCCTCGCTCGCGGTCGCCCTTACGGTGACGCCCGCGCTCTCCATGCTGCTACTTGTCGGGAGGACCGGCGCACAGCGCCTGCAAGAACCGCCTGCGGTACGGTGGTCGCGTCGACACTACCAGGCCTTGCTGCGTCGTATCGGCCGTTTCCCGAAGCTGGTGATGACGGCGGCCGCGGTTCTGACGATCGCCGGCGCGGCGATGCTGCCTTTTTTCGGCGGGACCTTCCTGCCGGATCTGCGCGAAGGCCATCTGATTCTGCACGTCTCTGCGATCCCCGGCACCTCGCTCGACGAATCGCTTCGTATCGGCAAACTGATGACGGATACGCTCCGACAAATCCCGGGCGTGTATAGAGTAGCGCAGCATGCAGGTCGAGCCGAGGCCGGCATCGACACGGTTGGTCCGCATTCCAGCGAGTTCGAAGTCGACTTAGAGCCGGGACTCTCGGGCGAGGCACAATCCGCCGCAGAAGCGCGCATCAGGGCCGCTCTGGCCGACTTCCCCGGGGTCTCCTTCTCGAGCAAGACCTACCTGACGGAGCGCGTGGAGGAAACCGTCTCCGGATTCACTGCGGCGGTAGTCATCAACATCTACGGGCCCGATCTCGATTCACTCGAGCGCGCTGCGCGCGACGTCGCTCGAGAACTCGACGAAGTCGCAGGTGCCATCGACGTGCAGCAACGATCCCCGCCGGGGATGCCGCAGGTCAATGTGACGCTTCGCCCAACCGATCTGCAGCGCTGGGGGCTCGATGCGGTCGAAGTGCTCGAGCTGATCCGCACCGCCTATCAGGGCGATGTCGTCGGCCAGGGATATGAAGGCAATGCCGTCTTCAACGTCATCGTGATCCTCGACGCGCATGCCCGCGCCCGGCTCACTCAGATCGGTGACCTGCCGGTGCGCACGCCGGGCGGGGCTTACATTCTGCTGAAGCAAATCGCCGACGTCTACGAAACCTCAGGCCGTTATCAGATCCAGCACCAGAATGCGCAGCGCGTTCAGACCGTAACAGCGAACGTCAGCGGACGCGATCTCGAATCCTTCGTGGCCGCCGCCAAACGCAAGCTGGCCCGCGAGGTCGCGCTGCCGCCCGGTGCTCATCTCGAATTTGCCGGAGCGGCCGAGGCCCAAGCCCGGTCGCGGCGCGATCTCATCGTCAACTCTTTGCTGGCCGGGACGGGTATCGTCATTCTGCTTTCGATGGTCACCGGCCATTGGCGAAATCTGCTGCTGGTAATGATCAACCTGCCGTTTGCCTTTGTCGGTGGCGTGTTCGCATTGGCGTTGACGGGTGGCCTGCTTTCGCTTGGATCAATGGTCGGCTTCGTCACGCTGTTCGGGATCACGCTGCGCAATTCCATCCTCATGATCTCGCACTACGAGCACCTCGTCCTCGCCGACGGTCGCGTGTGGGGACTAGATACCGCGATCGAGGGCGCGGCCGACCGTCTCGTCCCGATCCTGATGACGTCTCTCGTGACCGGCCTGGGATTGCTGCCGCTCGCGCTCGGCGCAGGAGAACCGGGGCGTGAAATCGAGGGCCCGATGGCGATCGTCATCCTCGGGGGTCTCATGACTTCGATGGCGCTTAGTCTGCTGGTTCTGCCCACCCTTGCGCTTCGATACGCGCGTTTCAAGACCCGTTCTGAGTGGCCGCAAGGCGCCTGA
- a CDS encoding efflux RND transporter periplasmic adaptor subunit, with translation MLALAASPWAITGQVRQAVAEPQPDKSNSGRTEPSRTANGDQPAVKLTSSQQGQVGLETAVVEAALHPEQFRAYGAVLDISRITELTNSYANAQAQLQTAQAKLEVAKSAFDRIKNLVESAALPKKEAETAEGTLRTDKAALAAAESQLRTLAATAQQEWGLVIGRGIVERSPAVVRLIERDQFLVQVTLPPGVTVTGTPGTALAQAPTRNANIDLHYISPATRTDPRIQGLSYFFSAPGDSGLLPGMNTTVYVPSGNTYEGVFIEDTAIVRWQGRSWVYLRVSSDSFRRHPISTDQPVSDDDYVVRDIPSGSEIVIRGAQVLLSEEAKSELRGSDDND, from the coding sequence TTGCTGGCGCTCGCCGCCAGCCCTTGGGCGATCACGGGTCAAGTTCGGCAAGCAGTGGCGGAGCCGCAGCCGGACAAGTCGAATTCGGGCCGCACCGAGCCTTCCCGCACCGCAAACGGCGACCAGCCGGCGGTCAAGCTTACGTCCAGCCAGCAGGGACAGGTCGGACTCGAAACCGCGGTCGTGGAAGCCGCTCTACATCCCGAGCAATTCCGCGCATACGGCGCGGTGCTGGACATCTCCCGCATTACGGAGCTCACCAACAGCTACGCCAACGCGCAAGCTCAACTCCAGACGGCGCAGGCCAAGCTCGAAGTCGCGAAGAGTGCGTTCGACCGGATCAAGAATCTCGTCGAATCCGCCGCGCTCCCAAAGAAGGAAGCCGAAACGGCAGAGGGAACGTTACGGACCGACAAGGCCGCGCTCGCCGCTGCGGAATCGCAGCTCAGGACTCTCGCGGCAACTGCACAGCAGGAGTGGGGGCTAGTCATCGGCCGGGGAATCGTCGAGCGCTCGCCCGCCGTTGTCAGGCTGATCGAACGCGATCAGTTTCTGGTTCAGGTGACGCTGCCGCCCGGCGTGACTGTCACTGGGACTCCGGGGACGGCTCTGGCGCAGGCGCCAACGCGAAATGCGAATATCGATCTCCATTACATCTCCCCTGCAACACGGACCGACCCTCGTATTCAGGGATTGAGCTATTTCTTCTCAGCGCCCGGCGATAGCGGCCTGCTGCCCGGCATGAACACCACTGTTTACGTGCCGTCAGGCAACACTTACGAGGGCGTGTTCATCGAAGATACCGCGATCGTGCGATGGCAGGGCCGATCGTGGGTTTACCTGCGCGTGAGCTCCGATAGCTTCCGACGGCATCCGATCAGCACGGATCAGCCGGTCTCGGACGATGACTATGTCGTCCGGGATATCCCCTCGGGGTCCGAAATCGTAATCCGGGGCGCACAGGTCTTGTTGTCCGAGGAGGCCAAGAGCGAGCTTCGGGGCAGCGATGACAATGACTGA
- a CDS encoding pentapeptide repeat-containing protein, whose product MKATAVLAALGVVLAAPAANAQDMMRGVDLTSPAMVSAEMTRAEVETVLARASAAAPADFTGKRLSSLDLSGLDMSGAILRAARLNRTKLAGAHLDRAILDQAWLLEADLTGASLKGANLFAAQMARARLDGADLTGARIAADLTGASLKGASIAEAHLGADMRNQSMGLMRAVLRSANLTGLNAHNADLSRVDLEFAVLKDADLTGALLKGAQLGGADLSGATVIGTDFDGADLVSAKLIAPIGLDRAKNFDKARNSERVIRK is encoded by the coding sequence ATGAAGGCAACGGCTGTTCTGGCAGCGCTCGGCGTCGTGCTTGCCGCACCCGCGGCAAACGCGCAGGACATGATGCGTGGCGTCGACCTCACCTCGCCTGCGATGGTGTCGGCCGAGATGACCCGGGCGGAGGTCGAAACCGTGCTCGCAAGAGCGAGCGCGGCCGCACCGGCCGACTTCACCGGCAAGCGGCTTTCGAGCCTCGACCTGTCGGGTCTGGACATGTCCGGTGCCATTCTTCGCGCGGCGCGGCTGAACAGGACCAAGCTCGCAGGCGCTCATCTCGATCGCGCGATCCTGGATCAGGCCTGGCTGCTGGAGGCGGATCTCACCGGCGCGAGCCTCAAGGGCGCCAATCTGTTCGCCGCGCAGATGGCGCGCGCCCGTCTCGACGGCGCCGATCTGACGGGGGCACGCATCGCCGCCGATCTCACCGGTGCAAGCCTCAAGGGTGCCTCGATCGCGGAGGCGCATCTTGGCGCCGACATGCGCAACCAGTCGATGGGGCTGATGCGCGCCGTGCTGCGCTCGGCCAATCTGACCGGCCTGAACGCGCACAACGCCGACCTCTCGCGCGTCGATCTCGAATTCGCTGTCCTCAAAGACGCCGATCTCACCGGCGCCTTACTAAAAGGCGCCCAGCTCGGCGGCGCCGACCTGAGCGGAGCAACCGTCATCGGCACCGATTTCGACGGCGCCGATCTCGTCTCGGCCAAGCTGATCGCGCCGATCGGTCTTGACCGCGCCAAGAATTTCGACAAGGCAAGAAACAGCGAGCGCGTCATCAGGAAATGA
- a CDS encoding ATP-binding cassette domain-containing protein, whose translation MRLEVDITGKTFRSAAGETHEVLAPVRFSLGAGEVGVLVGPSGCGKSTMLRIILGLDRDFQGDVTRPPNARIGMVFQEPRLLPWRSVEQNVRLAAPEIDEAKLAELLGILELGAHRSHFPGELSLGLARRVALARAFAVEPDLLVLDEPLASLDDALAGRLREEIATLVASRPVMTLLVTHSLDDAVRLGDRLFFLSPRPARILADVPIAIPRGARGEAEIAAIKAGLVRRTQGERAGRDIS comes from the coding sequence GTGCGGCTTGAGGTCGACATCACAGGCAAGACCTTCCGAAGCGCGGCAGGCGAGACGCATGAGGTGCTCGCGCCGGTGCGCTTCTCGCTCGGCGCCGGCGAGGTCGGCGTTCTCGTCGGCCCGTCCGGCTGCGGCAAGAGCACGATGCTGCGGATCATCCTGGGCCTCGATCGCGACTTCCAGGGCGACGTCACGCGCCCGCCAAACGCACGCATCGGCATGGTGTTCCAGGAGCCGCGGCTGCTGCCGTGGCGCTCGGTCGAGCAGAACGTGCGGCTGGCGGCGCCGGAGATCGACGAGGCGAAGCTCGCCGAATTGCTGGGGATCCTCGAGCTGGGAGCGCACCGCAGCCACTTCCCCGGTGAGTTGTCGCTTGGGCTTGCCCGCCGCGTCGCGCTCGCCCGCGCCTTCGCCGTCGAGCCGGACCTGCTGGTGCTCGACGAGCCGCTCGCCTCGCTCGACGATGCCTTGGCCGGCCGCTTGCGCGAAGAGATTGCAACGCTGGTCGCAAGCCGGCCGGTGATGACGCTGCTGGTGACGCACAGCCTCGACGACGCGGTGCGTCTTGGCGACCGCTTGTTCTTCCTGTCGCCGCGGCCGGCGCGGATTCTGGCCGACGTGCCGATCGCCATCCCGCGCGGCGCGCGGGGTGAGGCCGAGATCGCCGCGATCAAGGCCGGCCTGGTGAGGCGGACGCAGGGCGAGCGCGCCGGGCGGGATATCTCATAG